A single window of uncultured Pseudodesulfovibrio sp. DNA harbors:
- the crcB gene encoding fluoride efflux transporter CrcB: protein MLTKLLYLSLGGAAGTMSRYWLSGVAQRLVGGSFPLGTFAVNALGCLLFGAVWGFFENRMLPGSEIRLLVLTGFMGAFTTFSTYMFETAELVKYGQMLTALLNVVGQSIVGLVLVLTGIALGRLL from the coding sequence ATGTTAACAAAATTACTCTATCTTTCTCTTGGTGGTGCGGCTGGCACCATGTCCCGCTACTGGCTATCTGGCGTAGCCCAACGACTGGTTGGTGGCTCATTCCCACTCGGGACATTCGCCGTCAACGCATTGGGCTGCCTCTTGTTCGGGGCGGTCTGGGGATTTTTCGAAAACCGCATGCTCCCCGGAAGTGAAATTCGACTTCTCGTACTGACCGGTTTCATGGGCGCATTCACCACTTTTTCCACCTACATGTTCGAAACCGCTGAACTGGTCAAATATGGACAGATGCTCACCGCCTTGCTTAACGTAGTTGGTCAAAGCATCGTGGGCCTCGTACTCGTTCTTACAGGCATAGCCCTTGGTCGCCTACTCTAA
- a CDS encoding chemotaxis response regulator protein-glutamate methylesterase: MRKIRVLIVDDSAVVRQTLEDILSSDPQIEIMGTAIDPYVAAERMKKEIPDVITLDIEMPRMDGLTFLKKLMKQHPVPVVICSSVADKGTDNALKALEYGAVEIITKPKVGTKKFLEESSIRLIDKVKAAAMARPRAIKKAPAIKVSPKLSADAVIPKGKVKTLSATEKVCLVGASTGGTEALKVFLEAQPVDCPPIAIVQHMPEHFTKAFANRLNSICRINIKEAEDGDSVVRGQALIAPGDKHMLLKRTGSRYYVEVKDGPLVSRHRPSVDVLFRSGARYGGRNVVAAIMTGMGDDGAKGMKELSDAGAYTIAQDEASCVVFGMPQEAIKLGGAQKVLSLTRIAGEIVRACG, translated from the coding sequence ATGCGTAAGATTCGTGTGTTGATTGTCGATGATTCTGCCGTTGTCAGGCAAACCTTGGAAGATATTCTTTCCTCTGATCCGCAGATTGAAATCATGGGAACGGCTATCGATCCTTATGTTGCCGCTGAGCGGATGAAAAAAGAAATTCCTGACGTGATTACTCTTGATATCGAGATGCCACGGATGGATGGTCTGACTTTCCTGAAAAAGCTTATGAAGCAGCATCCGGTACCTGTGGTGATCTGCTCTTCGGTTGCGGATAAGGGAACTGACAATGCGCTCAAAGCACTCGAATACGGTGCTGTCGAAATTATTACCAAGCCTAAAGTTGGTACGAAGAAGTTTCTTGAAGAATCGAGTATTCGTCTTATTGATAAAGTCAAAGCCGCGGCTATGGCTCGGCCAAGGGCGATAAAAAAAGCCCCAGCTATCAAAGTGAGTCCAAAGCTTTCTGCCGATGCAGTTATTCCAAAAGGAAAGGTAAAAACTCTGTCGGCAACGGAAAAGGTCTGTCTTGTTGGTGCTTCAACCGGTGGAACAGAAGCTCTTAAAGTCTTTTTGGAAGCTCAGCCAGTCGATTGTCCTCCCATTGCTATTGTCCAGCATATGCCGGAGCATTTTACCAAGGCTTTTGCTAATCGGTTGAATTCTATCTGCCGGATTAATATCAAGGAAGCTGAGGATGGCGATTCCGTCGTACGAGGACAGGCTTTGATCGCTCCCGGGGATAAGCATATGTTGCTTAAGCGAACCGGCAGTCGGTATTATGTTGAAGTCAAAGATGGTCCTTTGGTTTCTCGGCATCGTCCTTCCGTGGATGTACTTTTCCGATCTGGTGCACGATATGGTGGGCGCAACGTCGTTGCAGCCATTATGACCGGCATGGGTGATGATGGAGCTAAGGGCATGAAAGAATTGAGTGATGCCGGGGCGTATACCATTGCTCAGGATGAAGCCAGCTGCGTTGTTTTTGGTATGCCGCAGGAGGCTATCAAATTGGGAGGCGCTCAAAAGGTACTTTCTTTGACTCGTATAGCAGGAGAGATAGTCCGTGCATGCGGGTAG
- a CDS encoding class IV adenylate cyclase, with protein sequence MALECELKYLSVDLNAIRCRLEEVGGTYSGRYFESNLVFDYPDRSLKAQSILLRLREKQGQTILTVKRPPEEDIPSVLKVSDEIETSVGDLNVMRAALETLGFKVFFSYEKVREKWCYMDCTLCLDQMPFGYFVEIEGTDISVPACAQAIGLDSHETTTETYHALNMSDRRNRGLSPDENFVFEEPFRTRLLAELDKE encoded by the coding sequence ATGGCCCTTGAATGTGAATTGAAATATCTCAGCGTGGATTTGAACGCAATACGTTGCAGACTGGAAGAGGTTGGTGGAACGTATTCAGGGAGATATTTTGAATCCAATTTGGTTTTTGATTATCCAGATCGATCTTTGAAAGCGCAGTCAATTTTACTCAGACTTCGTGAGAAACAGGGGCAGACTATCCTGACAGTCAAGCGTCCGCCAGAAGAAGATATTCCGTCGGTTCTTAAAGTTTCCGACGAGATTGAAACTTCTGTTGGGGATTTGAATGTTATGAGGGCAGCCTTGGAGACACTTGGTTTCAAGGTGTTTTTTTCGTATGAAAAGGTGCGGGAAAAGTGGTGTTATATGGATTGTACCCTTTGTCTCGACCAAATGCCTTTTGGGTATTTTGTGGAAATTGAAGGAACTGATATTTCTGTACCGGCCTGCGCTCAGGCAATTGGTTTGGATAGTCACGAGACGACAACAGAAACATATCACGCATTGAATATGTCCGATCGCCGGAACAGAGGACTTTCTCCGGATGAAAATTTTGTTTTTGAAGAACCTTTTCGTACACGATTGTTGGCAGAACTCGATAAAGAATGA
- the aat gene encoding leucyl/phenylalanyl-tRNA--protein transferase, giving the protein MTIYRLFDDPVFPDPEEADPDGLLAVGGDLSPQRLLTAYANGIFPWYGDDSPILWWSTNPRLVVFPEEFHMPRSLRRVLNRGTFTFTMDTRFNSVIRRCACCPRPEQEGSWIVDDMIEAYTMLHELGYAHSVEAWQGDDLVGGLYGVSLGSVFYGESMFYHVPDASKAAFAVLVDQLKKWDFSLIDCQQTTHHLLRFGARELQRYQFLQMIREGMERPSREGQWKFDDLE; this is encoded by the coding sequence ATGACTATCTATCGGCTTTTTGATGATCCAGTATTTCCCGACCCGGAAGAGGCGGATCCTGACGGATTGCTCGCCGTTGGAGGGGATTTGAGTCCTCAACGGTTACTGACCGCCTATGCCAACGGTATTTTCCCTTGGTATGGAGATGATTCGCCAATTCTTTGGTGGTCGACCAATCCTCGACTTGTCGTATTCCCTGAAGAATTCCATATGCCGCGAAGTTTGCGCCGTGTCCTTAACAGGGGAACGTTTACTTTTACTATGGATACCCGATTTAATTCGGTTATTCGTCGATGTGCTTGTTGCCCTCGTCCTGAGCAGGAAGGCTCTTGGATTGTTGATGACATGATAGAGGCCTATACCATGCTTCATGAATTGGGCTATGCGCACAGTGTTGAAGCCTGGCAGGGTGATGATTTGGTTGGAGGTCTCTACGGCGTATCGCTTGGCTCTGTTTTTTATGGGGAGTCCATGTTCTACCATGTGCCCGACGCATCGAAAGCAGCGTTTGCGGTTTTGGTGGATCAGCTGAAAAAATGGGATTTCAGCCTTATCGATTGTCAGCAGACCACGCACCATTTACTTCGATTTGGCGCCCGGGAACTTCAGCGGTATCAATTCCTTCAGATGATCCGTGAAGGAATGGAGAGACCGTCTCGTGAAGGACAGTGGAAATTTGATGACCTGGAGTAG
- a CDS encoding chemotaxis protein CheA codes for MSDDLNRQIFKEEAYDLLRELEGALLELEETPDDMDLVNQIFRALHTIKGSGSMFGFDEIAGFTHEVETIFDMVRNGDIQATPVLCGLSLQSRDHIRSMLDADDEGPVDAENMEAILQGLKDFVASSGEEDVVEGSAEVEVLSAESETDESEEESPALKDFTILLKPDGKGEVDVESVENFFEELDRLGELSVKSKHVDTGAGWELVLVTEVDKDNVEDVFFFLNANVSVEVRESGSISLEEKEPEVVVSPPSPSASNTVSFTGDEPEVDAVPKIGEILVENGDLNQEDIQAALEKQKTKGDRPLGQILAEEGKVSKAAVNKAVKRQGEVKEREVHKKRQEAMSSIRVAADKLDYLVDLVGELVIVQAQISQVISERSDPALTLLAEELERLSDELRDSTLGIRMLPIGTSFSKFRRLVRDLSADLGKQIGLTTSGAETELDKTVIERLGDPLVHLLRNSIDHGIELPEVREAQGKPPQGTIMLAAEHSGGEVLIRITDDGKGMSSEMIRKKGIERGLISKDAELTEKELLKLIFEPGFSTAQEVTNVSGRGVGMDVVKRAIDSLRGTIDIDSKPGTGTTITIRLPLTLAIIDGLQVQVENEFYVIPLSLVEECVELTRAQVEESDSGQRILHLRGEIVPYIHIRDWFDVEGDSPPIEQIVITGVEGSRVGIVVDTVIGEHQTVIKSLGRVYKDVEGISGATIKGDGSIALILDVPGLVRRVVAESK; via the coding sequence ATGTCAGATGATCTGAACAGGCAGATATTCAAAGAGGAAGCTTACGACCTTTTGCGTGAGTTGGAAGGTGCGTTACTGGAACTCGAAGAGACTCCAGATGATATGGATCTGGTAAACCAGATATTTCGCGCCTTGCATACAATTAAAGGCTCTGGATCCATGTTTGGATTCGATGAGATTGCAGGATTTACGCATGAGGTTGAGACTATTTTTGATATGGTCAGAAATGGTGACATTCAAGCGACGCCTGTTTTATGTGGGCTGTCTCTTCAGTCTCGGGATCACATCAGAAGCATGCTCGACGCTGATGACGAAGGTCCGGTAGATGCGGAAAATATGGAAGCAATCCTTCAAGGATTGAAAGATTTTGTTGCGAGTTCCGGGGAAGAAGATGTGGTTGAAGGAAGCGCGGAAGTTGAGGTGCTTTCTGCGGAATCTGAGACAGATGAGTCAGAGGAAGAATCTCCCGCACTGAAAGATTTTACTATTTTACTAAAGCCTGACGGAAAGGGTGAAGTAGACGTTGAATCTGTCGAGAATTTCTTTGAGGAATTAGATCGTTTGGGTGAATTGTCCGTCAAGTCCAAGCATGTTGATACTGGTGCTGGATGGGAACTCGTCCTGGTTACGGAAGTGGATAAAGACAATGTGGAAGATGTCTTTTTCTTCCTGAATGCAAATGTATCGGTTGAAGTTCGTGAATCCGGTTCCATTTCTTTGGAAGAGAAAGAGCCTGAAGTCGTTGTTTCGCCTCCATCGCCGTCAGCATCAAACACTGTCTCTTTTACGGGCGATGAACCTGAAGTCGATGCTGTTCCCAAAATAGGTGAGATTCTCGTAGAGAATGGGGATTTGAACCAAGAAGATATTCAAGCTGCTTTGGAAAAGCAGAAAACCAAGGGTGACAGGCCTCTGGGGCAGATTCTTGCCGAGGAAGGTAAAGTCTCCAAGGCTGCAGTCAATAAGGCCGTCAAACGTCAGGGAGAAGTCAAAGAACGGGAAGTCCATAAGAAGCGGCAGGAGGCTATGTCGAGCATTCGCGTCGCCGCGGATAAACTTGATTACCTCGTGGACCTTGTCGGTGAATTGGTTATTGTTCAGGCTCAAATTTCACAGGTTATCAGTGAGCGGAGCGATCCGGCCCTTACTTTATTGGCCGAAGAGTTGGAACGTTTGAGTGACGAATTACGAGATTCAACTCTTGGGATTCGTATGCTTCCAATTGGGACATCCTTCAGTAAGTTTAGACGTTTGGTACGCGATTTGTCTGCCGATCTCGGTAAGCAAATCGGGCTGACCACGAGTGGTGCTGAGACTGAGTTGGACAAGACTGTCATTGAGCGCCTAGGCGACCCCTTAGTACATTTGCTTCGAAATAGTATTGATCATGGCATTGAGTTGCCCGAGGTTCGAGAAGCTCAGGGTAAACCCCCTCAGGGCACGATCATGCTTGCTGCCGAGCATTCCGGTGGAGAAGTGCTTATTCGCATTACCGACGATGGTAAGGGAATGAGCAGTGAAATGATTCGCAAAAAAGGGATCGAGCGTGGTTTGATCTCTAAAGATGCGGAATTGACCGAAAAGGAATTGCTTAAGCTTATATTTGAACCCGGTTTTTCGACAGCTCAGGAAGTGACCAATGTTTCTGGTCGTGGCGTGGGAATGGATGTGGTGAAGCGGGCTATTGATTCTTTGCGCGGAACTATCGATATCGATTCAAAACCCGGGACCGGCACAACCATTACCATCAGATTGCCATTGACTTTGGCCATCATCGACGGTTTGCAAGTTCAGGTGGAGAATGAATTTTATGTCATCCCGTTGTCATTGGTTGAAGAATGCGTTGAATTGACACGGGCTCAGGTGGAAGAAAGTGATTCAGGGCAGCGTATATTGCATCTCAGGGGCGAAATCGTTCCGTATATTCACATACGTGACTGGTTTGATGTCGAAGGGGACAGCCCTCCCATCGAACAGATAGTTATTACTGGCGTAGAGGGAAGTCGCGTCGGTATTGTCGTAGATACTGTCATCGGCGAACATCAGACTGTTATTAAAAGCCTTGGTCGTGTATACAAAGACGTAGAAGGTATTTCCGGTGCAACGATTAAGGGTGATGGCTCCATTGCGTTGATCTTGGATGTTCCCGGTTTGGTTCGACGTGTTGTTGCTGAGTCCAAGTAG
- the clpA gene encoding ATP-dependent Clp protease ATP-binding subunit ClpA, which translates to MLSKELESALTSAVNEVKRRNHEFLTLEHLLYAISIEDQGEEILEACGAEMERLRDQLGRFFVENMEALPEGTESEVIQTLGVRRVLQRAVWQKKASGKTTVEVGDVLAAMFDEEDSYAVYFLRTHDVSRLDILEIISHGMSTGDDWNDLGDDLGGQPDPLEARPGEKKSPLKEYTVNLTDRAAEGLIDPLIGRGAELERTVQVLSRRRKNNPIFVGDPGVGKTAMAEGLALMVVEGKVPKDFLNAEVYSLDMGSLLAGTKYRGDFEARLKGVLAELKLNKDAVLFVDEIHTIVGAGSVSGGSMDASNILKPLLQSGEIRCIGSTTFEEYKNHFEKDRALSRRFQKIEIVEPTVEETIAILKGLKTHYEEFHGVNYTHFALKTAAELSERHITDRFLPDKAIDVMDEAGALYKLSSRTRKGDRITVADIEKVVARMARIPARRLTVSDRARLQSLETDLKSVVFGQDEAVSALSQSIKRSRAGMRQAGRPVGSFLLTGPTGVGKTELARQLADVLGISFLRFDMSEYMEKHAVARLIGAPPGYVGFDQGGLLTEGVRKKPHCVVLFDEIEKAHPDVFNILLQVMDYATLTDNNGRKADFRHVILLMTSNAGAREMAKGAIGFKRNEGADREGGAMKALEKLFSPEFRNRLDSIVTFKALESPVMELIVDKFIKELNDQLQDRRVFVTLTESARARLAELGHDVSMGARPMGRVIQTEIKDIIADELLFGELMKGGVVTVGLAGKGKKSKRIPAVGASGEFTFSYEAVGKKQ; encoded by the coding sequence ATGCTCAGCAAGGAACTTGAAAGTGCATTGACCTCTGCCGTCAATGAGGTGAAGCGTAGGAATCATGAATTTCTGACGTTGGAGCACCTGCTGTATGCCATTTCCATCGAGGATCAGGGGGAAGAAATCCTTGAAGCCTGCGGTGCTGAAATGGAGCGCCTCAGGGACCAACTTGGCAGGTTCTTCGTGGAGAACATGGAAGCCTTGCCTGAGGGAACTGAATCTGAAGTTATTCAGACCTTGGGGGTACGTCGTGTCCTGCAAAGGGCTGTGTGGCAGAAAAAGGCATCGGGCAAAACCACTGTTGAAGTTGGGGATGTCCTTGCGGCCATGTTTGACGAAGAAGATTCTTACGCTGTCTATTTTCTGCGTACCCATGATGTCTCCCGTCTTGATATTCTGGAAATCATATCTCATGGCATGTCTACTGGTGATGACTGGAATGATCTTGGTGATGACCTTGGTGGTCAACCAGATCCTCTTGAAGCCCGTCCCGGTGAGAAGAAAAGTCCGCTTAAAGAATATACAGTAAACCTGACAGACCGGGCGGCCGAAGGTCTTATTGACCCGCTTATTGGTCGAGGGGCTGAGCTTGAGCGTACCGTGCAGGTTTTGTCTCGACGCCGTAAGAATAATCCTATCTTTGTGGGTGACCCTGGTGTTGGCAAGACTGCCATGGCTGAGGGATTGGCCTTGATGGTTGTTGAAGGTAAGGTGCCCAAAGATTTCCTGAATGCAGAAGTTTATAGTTTAGATATGGGGTCTCTGTTGGCTGGCACTAAATATCGCGGTGATTTTGAAGCGCGGTTGAAGGGGGTGCTGGCAGAACTTAAGCTCAACAAAGATGCCGTTTTGTTTGTGGATGAGATTCACACCATTGTCGGCGCAGGGTCTGTCAGCGGCGGTAGCATGGACGCGTCCAATATTTTGAAGCCGCTCCTGCAATCCGGAGAAATTCGGTGTATCGGTTCCACAACATTTGAAGAATATAAAAATCATTTTGAAAAGGATCGCGCTTTGTCGCGCCGGTTTCAGAAGATCGAGATTGTCGAACCAACAGTGGAAGAGACCATTGCTATCCTCAAGGGTTTAAAGACTCATTACGAGGAGTTTCACGGGGTCAATTACACTCATTTCGCTTTGAAAACAGCAGCGGAATTGTCTGAACGGCATATAACGGATCGTTTTTTACCTGATAAGGCCATTGATGTCATGGATGAAGCTGGCGCGTTGTACAAACTCTCTTCTCGTACACGGAAGGGTGATCGTATTACGGTGGCGGACATTGAAAAAGTCGTGGCCCGTATGGCTCGGATTCCGGCTCGCCGTTTGACGGTGTCTGATCGTGCTCGGCTTCAGAGTCTCGAAACTGATTTGAAGAGTGTGGTCTTTGGACAAGACGAGGCTGTTTCAGCTTTGTCTCAGTCCATCAAGCGGTCCCGTGCGGGTATGCGGCAGGCTGGACGTCCTGTGGGGAGTTTCTTGCTGACTGGTCCTACGGGTGTCGGTAAGACCGAATTGGCTCGTCAGTTGGCGGATGTCCTTGGTATCAGTTTCTTGCGTTTTGATATGTCCGAATACATGGAAAAACATGCTGTGGCCCGTCTCATAGGGGCGCCTCCAGGATACGTCGGGTTTGATCAGGGTGGGTTGTTGACCGAAGGTGTGCGTAAAAAGCCGCATTGTGTTGTCTTGTTTGATGAAATCGAAAAAGCACACCCGGATGTTTTCAATATTCTGCTTCAGGTGATGGATTACGCTACCCTGACGGATAACAATGGCCGTAAGGCTGATTTTCGGCATGTTATTCTGTTAATGACCTCCAATGCCGGTGCTCGGGAGATGGCCAAGGGTGCTATCGGTTTCAAACGCAATGAAGGAGCCGACCGTGAAGGCGGTGCCATGAAGGCGTTGGAGAAGCTGTTCAGTCCTGAATTTCGTAATCGGTTGGATTCCATCGTTACGTTCAAGGCGCTTGAGTCACCCGTCATGGAATTGATCGTGGACAAGTTTATCAAGGAACTGAATGATCAGTTGCAGGATCGTCGTGTGTTTGTGACGTTGACTGAATCAGCACGGGCTCGGCTGGCCGAACTTGGACATGATGTCTCCATGGGCGCACGACCTATGGGCCGTGTGATTCAGACGGAAATCAAGGATATCATTGCTGATGAACTGCTTTTTGGTGAATTGATGAAGGGTGGTGTGGTCACTGTTGGACTTGCCGGAAAGGGCAAGAAATCCAAAAGGATACCCGCTGTAGGGGCCTCTGGAGAATTTACCTTTTCCTATGAAGCCGTCGGTAAAAAACAGTAG
- a CDS encoding ATP-dependent Clp protease adaptor ClpS, which produces MSDPFTGDRFETELLDEHEVREPRKYKVLLHNDDYTTMDFVVEILVRVFRRNEAQATAIMLSVHNKGYGVCGTYTAEVAETKVDLVHRLAKSAGFPLKCSMEGE; this is translated from the coding sequence ATGAGCGACCCTTTTACCGGTGACCGTTTTGAAACCGAACTTCTTGACGAACATGAAGTCAGGGAGCCTCGGAAGTATAAGGTCCTGTTGCATAATGACGATTATACGACCATGGACTTCGTGGTCGAGATTTTGGTTCGCGTATTTCGTCGAAATGAAGCGCAAGCCACGGCCATCATGCTTTCTGTCCACAATAAGGGATACGGAGTATGCGGCACTTACACTGCCGAAGTGGCCGAAACCAAGGTTGATTTGGTGCACAGGTTGGCGAAAAGCGCAGGCTTTCCGCTAAAGTGCAGCATGGAAGGTGAATAG
- the uvrB gene encoding excinuclease ABC subunit UvrB yields MPDFKLVSEYTLKGDQPEAVAELVNGLQSGVRDQVLLGATGTGKTFTMANVVAKLNRSALILAPNKTLAAQLYTEFRGLFPDNAVEYFVSYYDYYQPEAYLPHSDVYIEKDSSINDNIDKLRHAATHALLTRKDVLIIASVSCIYGLGSPDFYAKMVIPVEEGQTMAMESLLGRLVEIHYERNDYDFHRGTFRVRGDVVEIIPAYSREKALRIEFFGDEIDSISETDPLTGEVKDRLRKTVIYPGSHFVSDRDNLDRATHDIREELRLRLTDLKKRNKLVEAQRLEQRTMYDLETIEELGYCNGIENYSLHLDGRHEGQPPATLLDYFPDDFILFVDESHIALPQVGGMFKGDRSRKTTLVDFGFRLPSALDNRPLNYEEFQERIKQAVYVSATPGPLEINLAQGVVVEQIIRPTGLVDPQIEVRKTHGQIDDLLSECKKRQSVDERVLVTTLTKRMAEDLNEYLNQMGVESKYLHSDIDTLERMAIIQALRAGEFSVLVGINLLREGLDIPEVSMVAILDADKEGFLRSARSLIQTFGRAARNVDGRVILYADKVTDSMASAIDETDRRRQKQQEYNEVHGITPTTIRKKVDNLFGELSGVTMQHASVGMAAEDSAQYGADPKTLQKSIKRLEREMREAAKELEFERAAELRDRVAMLRERFLELG; encoded by the coding sequence ATGCCTGATTTCAAACTTGTCAGTGAATACACCCTCAAAGGTGATCAGCCGGAAGCTGTCGCAGAACTGGTTAACGGTTTGCAAAGTGGTGTGCGAGATCAGGTGTTGCTTGGTGCCACCGGTACAGGCAAAACCTTTACTATGGCAAACGTGGTGGCGAAGCTCAATCGTTCTGCGTTGATTCTGGCTCCGAATAAGACCTTGGCCGCACAACTTTATACGGAGTTCCGTGGGTTGTTTCCTGATAATGCCGTTGAATATTTCGTCAGTTATTACGATTACTACCAGCCGGAAGCTTATTTGCCACATTCAGATGTGTACATTGAGAAGGATTCTTCCATCAATGACAATATCGACAAACTGCGTCATGCCGCAACTCATGCGTTGCTGACGCGCAAAGATGTACTCATCATTGCTTCGGTATCGTGTATTTATGGTTTAGGATCACCGGATTTTTATGCCAAGATGGTCATTCCCGTGGAAGAGGGACAAACCATGGCAATGGAATCGCTTCTTGGACGATTGGTGGAGATTCATTACGAGCGCAATGATTATGATTTCCATCGTGGTACGTTCCGTGTGCGTGGTGATGTGGTGGAAATTATCCCCGCATACAGCCGGGAAAAAGCTTTGCGTATAGAGTTTTTTGGCGATGAGATTGATTCCATTTCCGAAACCGACCCGTTGACAGGTGAAGTCAAGGATCGTTTGAGAAAGACTGTTATTTATCCGGGCAGCCACTTTGTCTCGGACAGAGATAATCTTGATCGGGCCACCCATGATATTCGGGAAGAACTTCGACTTCGACTGACCGATCTCAAGAAGCGCAACAAGTTGGTCGAGGCGCAAAGACTTGAACAGCGAACCATGTATGACCTCGAAACAATTGAGGAACTCGGATATTGTAACGGTATTGAAAACTATTCTCTTCATCTAGATGGGCGACATGAGGGACAGCCGCCAGCTACCTTGCTCGACTATTTCCCAGATGATTTTATTTTATTTGTCGATGAATCTCATATTGCTTTGCCGCAGGTGGGGGGCATGTTCAAAGGAGATCGGTCGCGCAAGACCACATTGGTGGATTTTGGGTTCAGGTTGCCATCTGCATTGGATAATCGTCCGCTTAATTATGAAGAATTTCAGGAGCGTATCAAGCAGGCTGTCTATGTTTCGGCTACGCCTGGTCCGTTGGAAATCAATTTGGCTCAAGGCGTGGTAGTTGAGCAGATTATTCGGCCCACAGGACTTGTCGATCCTCAGATTGAGGTTCGAAAAACACACGGACAGATTGACGATTTACTGTCAGAGTGTAAGAAAAGACAATCAGTGGACGAGCGGGTTCTGGTCACTACGTTGACAAAACGTATGGCTGAAGATTTGAATGAGTATTTGAACCAGATGGGTGTCGAATCCAAATATTTGCATTCGGATATTGATACCCTTGAACGAATGGCCATTATTCAGGCTCTTCGGGCTGGTGAGTTTTCTGTACTTGTTGGCATCAACTTGCTTAGAGAAGGGTTGGATATCCCGGAAGTTTCGATGGTGGCGATTCTCGATGCCGACAAAGAAGGTTTTTTACGTTCGGCGCGTTCGCTTATTCAGACTTTTGGACGGGCGGCGAGAAATGTTGATGGCAGGGTTATCCTGTATGCGGACAAAGTTACGGACTCGATGGCGTCGGCTATTGATGAAACAGACCGTAGAAGGCAGAAGCAGCAGGAATACAATGAAGTTCACGGTATTACGCCGACCACTATTCGTAAAAAGGTAGACAACCTGTTCGGCGAACTCAGCGGTGTAACCATGCAACATGCTTCGGTGGGAATGGCTGCCGAGGACTCGGCACAATATGGGGCAGACCCTAAAACCTTGCAGAAGAGTATTAAGCGGTTGGAACGCGAAATGCGTGAAGCTGCAAAAGAGTTGGAATTTGAGCGGGCCGCGGAACTCAGGGACCGTGTTGCCATGCTTCGTGAGAGATTCCTTGAGTTGGGGTAA
- a CDS encoding DUF190 domain-containing protein, producing MKLLEKAERIRIYIGEDDKHKGTPLAEAIVKEARKLGLAGATVFRGMSGFGANSRIHTTKILRLSEDLPVVVEIVEHPDRLDILLKKLDDMMGEGMVTREPVEVIAYRHSKS from the coding sequence ATGAAACTGCTTGAAAAGGCTGAACGAATTAGAATCTACATCGGTGAGGATGACAAGCACAAAGGGACTCCTCTTGCCGAAGCCATTGTTAAAGAAGCCAGAAAACTCGGTCTGGCAGGGGCCACAGTCTTTCGTGGCATGAGCGGATTCGGAGCAAACAGTCGTATCCACACCACCAAAATTCTTCGCCTGTCCGAAGACCTGCCCGTGGTTGTAGAAATTGTAGAACATCCTGACCGCTTGGATATCCTGCTTAAAAAACTTGACGACATGATGGGAGAAGGAATGGTTACACGGGAACCCGTTGAGGTTATTGCCTACCGGCATTCCAAAAGCTGA